From the genome of Rhizobium sp. ZPR4:
TCGCCTCGCGAATGAAGAGGTCAAGGCTGATAAGGGAGGTCAAGCTCGCTGGATCACCGGTGCCTACATTTTCACTGAAGCCAAAAGCGATGCGGACCTTAACGATGTTGAGGATGATCAATGACATCCATTCGCCTATATCGCCGGCACTTCTTGAAGCTTGCCTCTGTTTCGCCTGTCATTTTGGCTTCTCTTGCAAATGCGCAGGATTTGTCGCCGCCGATTGACCATGGAATTGGCGGCACAGGCAACTCCTTGAAGAGTGGCGACGATCATGGCATCGGCGGAACCGGTGTTTTCGGGACGATAGAACGCTTTGGAAGCATTTATGTAAACGGTCATCGTATCACCTATTCAGCGGATGTACCCGTCTATGTTGATGGCATCCGGGCGAACACACGCACGATGCGCTTGGGTCAAGTCGTAAGAGTAGCACTTGCTGGTTCGCTCACAAATCCGGCTGCTAGCGCCATCTACATTACAAGTGAGGTGACAGGCCGCGTTGAAAGCATCGATACGGATGGCCTTGTTGTGCTTTCGCAACGTATCGAATTGGCGCCGCAAACTTCATTGCCGAAATTGAAGCCCGGCATGATCGTGTCCGTTCACGGGATTCGCAAGCCGGACGGCGTTATCGTTGCAAGTCTGGTCGAGCGTCGCTCCCGTCGAACTCATTCATTGCTTCGAGGTGTGGCGACAAACGCGTCCGGTCGACTGAAAATTGGTGATCTTACGTTGGATCTCCCTTCCGACCACCTTGTAGGGCGGCGCGTTGTGGTTGATTTGGCTGATCGATCTGGGGACTTGCGCCTCCTTCGTGTCAGGGAAGAGGAGTTAATCCCGGGGCTTAACAACGGCAACATAAGTGTTGAGACTTACGCAGAAAATGACGGCCACGCCGTCAACCTTGGCATCGGCATTACATTGAGCGGGGCTAAGGCCGCGCATCTTGCGTCTCGGTCTCATGTTTATCTGGATCTCGCAATCAGCGGAGGTGATTTCGTTTCGTCTCCGCGCCAAGCGGAGCATTTGGGACCAAATCCACTTCAATCCAAACCACAAAATGAGGGACCTGCCCCTCAAGACGGGCCTGGGCACGGCGCTGGGCCAGAGAGATCAGACGGACCGGGGGGGCAACCAAGATAGTGCGGCTTGTTTTGAAGCAGACCGCCTACATGCCAAGCATGACCTTGTGCCGCGTAAAATAGCCAACGCAATCCATGTCATCAACAATGTGATGCCGGTTGAGCCATCCATGTTGTGTGAGAATGCACATTGAATCCGCCCATGAGGCACAATGACTTAGGAAGATAAGAGTATGGAAGCTCCGCATAGAATGGACGCTGATAGCCAAGGCGAACCAGTTGATGTGATGACAAGATTGCAACTTGCTTGTGCCGAACTCAGCCAGGCGGTCGTTCTGGTAAGCGAGCAGCAAGGCACAAATTCGCTAGGCATGCTGAAAAGACCGTTTCTGTACAGCGACGGTTATGCTCTGTTCGACCCTGCCTCGGTCGAGGAATTAGTTCGCAATCTCAGAGCCTGCTCTGAGGACCATGCAAGGGTGATTGCAAATATTGGGGATTGGATCTGCGACGGTGCCGTTCGATCGATTAGTCAACGTGTCAGCGCACTCGATGGTCTCGTCGCAACAATGAAGGCCCACGTTGAAAGCGCCCGCGAACGCCGGTGGCAAAATTTCTGCCTCCTCGCCGTTGGAGCCGCGGGATTTGTTATCGGGCTAACAGTCGCGATTGGCCTTCTATACCTCGTTGCACCGGGCCACGATTTTAGACTCCTTGCTAGCCTCGTCGGCTCGACGCTGAGGTTTTGACCAAGTTAAGGAACGTTGTTGGAAAATTGCGCCGGTGACTGACGACCCTGCCATTCCGCAATCGGCGCATGCGCAAGGGTTTCCGACGTAGTCATGATTTGCCCAAAAGCCATTATAGTATGGCAATCACTTACCGGGCGAAGGCGGGTTATAATGTTTCGCAAGACTATTACAACCGGTGACGTCCACGATGTTTTCGCATCTTTTTTCGAAGAGCGGCTGGGTCGGACGGCGCGGCCCTTTCGGTGGGCGCGACCATGGCGGCTCTCGTGTAGGCGCATGGTTTCATATTGCTTCTGATGGCCGTTATGATTGCCGTTATGATTGCTATCCTCACACCCGTTGCCTTCATCGCGCTTCGAGGAGCACCCGCCTCCGGCCAGCGCTAGCAGAAGACATGGGCTGCATCCGGATCGAACTCCAGATGCACATTATCGCCACGGCTCAAGCCCGAGATGGCTTCGTGGCCGAAGGGCAGCCGCACGGACAGGGTTTCGCCGGCAGCGATCCGCGTCGTCACATGCACATTGTTGCCGAGGAAGGTGATGTCGTTGACCGTCGCGCTGAGACCATTGCCGACACCCGCCTTGCGCCCGAGCCGGATGCGCTCGGGCCGCAGCATCAATGCCGCTTTGCTCCCCGAGGCCGGCCGGCCGTGAACCGGAATGCTGTTAAAGACAGTCTTGTCGCCGAGCGAGATCGTCGCCTGCCCGTTATCCGAGGACAGCAAGTGACAGGAGATGAAATCGCTGTCGCCGATGAATTCTGCCACGAAACGGGTGCGGGGATTGGCGTAGAGTTCCGGGCCTGTGCCGATCTGATCGATCACACCCTTGGAAAAGACAGCAATACGATCGGACAACCGCAGCGCCTCCTCCTGATCGTGGGTCACGTAGAGGATCGTCACTTCTGTCTGCTGATGGATTCTTTTGATCTCGTGCTGGATCTCCTCGCGCAGCTTCTTGTCGAGAGCCGACAGCGGCTCGTCCATGAGAAGCACGGGCGGATCGTAGGCGAGCGCCCTTGCGAGAGCCACGCGCTGCTGCTGGCCGCCCGACATCTGTGCGGGCTTGCGATCCTCGAAGCCTTCGAGCCGAACGAGGCGCAGCATTTCCTTGACCCGGCTATCGACCTCTGCCTTGGACTTGCGGCGGACCTTCAGCGGAAAGGCGATATTCTCTCCGACGGTCAAATGCGGAAACAGCGTGTAGCGCTGAAACACCATGCCGATATTGCGCTTGTGCGATGGCGTCGACAGCAGCGTCTCGCCGTTCAGCAGAATATCGCCCTTGGTCGGGTTCTCGAAGCCGGCAAGGATATAGAGTGTCGTGCTCTTGCCCGATCCGGAAGGGCCAAGAAAGGTCAGGAACTCGCCGCGCTGGACCTCGAGATTGACGTCGTGGACTGCGACGACGGGGCCATATTCCTTGCGGATGCCTTTGATCTTCAGGAAGGATTCGCTCATGATTTCAGAACCTTGCGTACGATTGCGGCCAGCGTCATTAATGTGACCGTCAACAGAATGAGAAGCGTGGAGGCAGCGGCGACGACAGGGGTCAAATCCTGCCTGAGCGTTGCCCAGACCTTGACCGGCAGGGTCTGCAATGTCGGGCTTGCCATGAAGATCGCCACGACCACCTCGTCCCAGGATGTCAGGAACGAGAAGACGGCGGCCGAGAACAATCCGTGGCTGATGGCAGGCAGCGTCACCCTGATCTTCGCCTCGAGTGGAGAGGCGCCGCAAAGCACGGCCGCATCCTCGATCGACTTGTCGAAGCCTTCAAGCGCGCCGGAGATCGACAGGATGGAAAAGGGCAGCGCCAGAACAAGATGGGACACCACGAAGCCGATCAAAGTGCCCCCAAGGCCAATTCGCAGGAAGAAGGCATAAAGCGCCACGGCGAAGACGACGACGGGCA
Proteins encoded in this window:
- a CDS encoding DUF5666 domain-containing protein, producing the protein MTSIRLYRRHFLKLASVSPVILASLANAQDLSPPIDHGIGGTGNSLKSGDDHGIGGTGVFGTIERFGSIYVNGHRITYSADVPVYVDGIRANTRTMRLGQVVRVALAGSLTNPAASAIYITSEVTGRVESIDTDGLVVLSQRIELAPQTSLPKLKPGMIVSVHGIRKPDGVIVASLVERRSRRTHSLLRGVATNASGRLKIGDLTLDLPSDHLVGRRVVVDLADRSGDLRLLRVREEELIPGLNNGNISVETYAENDGHAVNLGIGITLSGAKAAHLASRSHVYLDLAISGGDFVSSPRQAEHLGPNPLQSKPQNEGPAPQDGPGHGAGPERSDGPGGQPR
- a CDS encoding DUF6118 family protein, translated to MEAPHRMDADSQGEPVDVMTRLQLACAELSQAVVLVSEQQGTNSLGMLKRPFLYSDGYALFDPASVEELVRNLRACSEDHARVIANIGDWICDGAVRSISQRVSALDGLVATMKAHVESARERRWQNFCLLAVGAAGFVIGLTVAIGLLYLVAPGHDFRLLASLVGSTLRF
- a CDS encoding ABC transporter ATP-binding protein; translation: MSESFLKIKGIRKEYGPVVAVHDVNLEVQRGEFLTFLGPSGSGKSTTLYILAGFENPTKGDILLNGETLLSTPSHKRNIGMVFQRYTLFPHLTVGENIAFPLKVRRKSKAEVDSRVKEMLRLVRLEGFEDRKPAQMSGGQQQRVALARALAYDPPVLLMDEPLSALDKKLREEIQHEIKRIHQQTEVTILYVTHDQEEALRLSDRIAVFSKGVIDQIGTGPELYANPRTRFVAEFIGDSDFISCHLLSSDNGQATISLGDKTVFNSIPVHGRPASGSKAALMLRPERIRLGRKAGVGNGLSATVNDITFLGNNVHVTTRIAAGETLSVRLPFGHEAISGLSRGDNVHLEFDPDAAHVFC
- a CDS encoding ABC transporter permease, which encodes MLLNFDRLGWWKYVLLAITVLTAAFLLMPILFIAALSFGSSQWLIFPPPGWTWRWYAELLSDPQWLASAWTSFKIAAIVTVLSVLLGLVTSFGLVRGKFLFRDALKALFLTPMILPVVVFAVALYAFFLRIGLGGTLIGFVVSHLVLALPFSILSISGALEGFDKSIEDAAVLCGASPLEAKIRVTLPAISHGLFSAAVFSFLTSWDEVVVAIFMASPTLQTLPVKVWATLRQDLTPVVAAASTLLILLTVTLMTLAAIVRKVLKS